In Ovis canadensis isolate MfBH-ARS-UI-01 breed Bighorn chromosome 3, ARS-UI_OviCan_v2, whole genome shotgun sequence, one DNA window encodes the following:
- the GOLGA2 gene encoding golgin subfamily A member 2 isoform X2 — MWPPLPPPRPGMSEETRQSKLAAAKKKLREYQQKNSPGVPAGAKKKRKIKNGSSPETTTSGDCPSPEDAPKDRAAPVTPSADDTVSPGGVPSPSASPPRVTSMASTQNHDADNRSGPIDESTSFSSTESLRQLSQQLNGLVSESSSYINGEGLASPANIKNLESRYQELSVALDSSNLKNKQLSSKIEELKQENQETLDQLEKEKKEFEQKLAKEQGALREQLQVHIQTIGILVSEKTELQTALAHTQQAARQKAGESEDLANRLQSSRQRVGELERTLSAVSTQQKQADRYNKELTRERDALKLELYKNNKNNEDLKQQNSELEEKLRLLAIEKSAMQLGMEDLQKKLEMSELLLQQFSSQPAPDSSQQLQQALEERAQLETHVEQLKDSLKQLQAERDQYVTNLKEESAMWQQKMQQVLDQMSKLKEEKERSVCQAQELETSLAELRNQIAAPPPQEPLAGPSEAEQWLQAETERLQKELENLAGQLQSQVKDNESLSHLNQEQEQRLLELEREAECWGEQAEERKQILESMQSDRTTISRALSQNRELKEQLAELQNGFVRLSNENMEITSALQSEQHLKKELAKKLGQLQEKLGELKETVEVKRQEVQDLQQQRDEYLNHLQHYVAACQLHVAAYQQLALEKEALHKQMLLQTQLMDRLQHEEVQGKVAMEVARQELQETQERLEAANQQNQQLQAQLTIMAVPGEGDGLDSEEQDEEAPRPKLSVPEELESREALVEFFHSALASAEDEQARLRGQLKEQKLRCQRLCNLAAAAQDGVEKEAPAPRTGGDSVPAEAHQALQVAMDKLQGRFTELMQEKVDLKERVEELEHRCIQLSGETDTIGEYIALYQSQRAVLKARHQEKEEYISRLAQDKEEMKVKLLELQELVLCLVGERNEWYGKFLAAQKPAGEPTTAPHTCQEPSTADNEGGLQEVSLADSVEPPQGALQGQTPPENPTAQQIMQLLREIQNPQEHPGLGSNACIPFFYRADDNDEVKIMVI, encoded by the exons ATGTGGCCCCCCCTTCCCCCGCCCCGTCCCGGGATGTCGGAAGAAACCCGACAGAGCAAATTGGCTGCGGCCAAGAAAAAG TTAAGGGAGTATCAGCAGAAGAACAGCCCTGGTGTTCCTGCAGgagctaagaaaaaaagaaagatcaagaATGGCAGTAGCCCTGAGACAACCACTTCTGGTGATTGTCCATCACCTGAGGAT GCGCCCAAAGACCGCGCCGCTCCTGTTACACCATCTGCTGATGACACCGTGTCACCTGGCGGTGTCCCTTCCCCCAGTGCTAGTCCCCCCCGTGTCACTAGCATGGCATCAACTCAG AACCATGATGCCGACAACCGTTCTGGTCCCATTGACGAAAGCAC ATCCTTTTCATCCACCGAGAGTCTGCGACAGCTGTCTCAGCAGCTCAACGGTCTTGTGTCCGAG TCTTCGTCTTACATCAATGGGGAGGGCCTAGCATCTCCTGCTAATATAAAGAATCTGGAG AGCCGGTACCAAGAACTATCAGTAGCCCTGGACTCCAgcaatctaaaaaacaaacaactcagtagCAAGATAGAGGAATTG AAACAAGAGAACCAGGAAACTTTGGATCAACTGGAAAAA GAAAAGAAGGAATTTGAGCAGAAGCTCGCAAAGGAACAAGGGGCTCTGCGAGAGCAGCTGCAG GTCCACATTCAGACTATCGGGATTCTGGTGTCAGAGAAGACGGAGTTACAGACAGCTCTGGCTCACACCCAGCAGGCAGCCAGGCAGAAAGCAG GGGAGTCAGAGGATCTTGCTAACCGCCTGCAGTCTTCCAGGCAGCGCGTGGGAGAGCTGGAGCGGACGCTGTCTGCGGTCTCCACGCAGCAGAAGCAGGCCGACAGG TACAACAAAGAATTAACCAGAGAGCGAGATGCCCTCAAGCTGGAATTATACAAGAACAA TAAGAACAACGAGGACCTGAAGCAGCAAAACTCAGAGCTGGAGGAGAAGCTGCGGCTCCTGGCGATAGAGAAGTCAGCCATGCAGCTGGGCATGGAGGATCTGCAGAAGAAGCTGGAGATGTCGGAGCTGCTGCTGCAGCAG TTTTCTAGTCAACCTGCCCCTGATAGCAGCCAGCAGTTACAGCAGGCCCTGGAGGAGAGGGCACAGCTGGAGACCCACGTGGAGCAG CTGAAGGATTCGCTGAAGCAGCTGCAGGCAGAGAGAGACCAGTATGTGACAAACCTGAAGGAGGAGAGTGCCATGTGGCAGCAGAAGATGCAGCAGGTGCTGGACCAG ATGAGCAAgttgaaggaagaaaaggagcgCAGTGTGTGTCAGGCTCAGGAGCTGGAGACCAGCTTGGCCGAACTGAGGAACCAGATCG CTGCGCCCCCGCCCCAGGAGCCCCTGGCAGGGCCCTCGGAGGCAGAACAGTGGCTGCAGGCAGAGACTGAGCGGCTCCAGAAGGAACTAGAGAACCTGGCTGGGCAGCTGCAGTCGCAGGTTAAGGACAACGAAAGTCTGAGTCACCTGAATCAGGAGCAGGAGCAgcggctgctggagctggagagAGAGGCCGAGTGCTGGGGGGAGCAGGCAGAGGAGCGCAAGCAGATTCTGGAGAGCATGCAGAGCGACCGCACCACCATCAGCCGCGCGCTCTCCCAGAACCGCGAGCTCAAGGAGCAGCTGGCCGAGCTGCAGAATGGATTCGTCAGGCTG TCCAATGAGAACATGGAGATTACCAGTGCGCTACAGTCCGAGCAGCACCTCAAGAAGGAGCTGGCCAAGAAGCTGGGCCAGCTGCAGGAGAAGCTGGGGGAGCTGAAGGAGACG GTGGAGGTGAAGCGCCAGGAGGTTCAAGATCTGCAGCAGCAGCGGGACGAGTACCTGAACCACCTGCAGCATTACGTGGCCGCCTGCCAGCTGCATGTGGCCGCCTACCAGCAGCTGGCCTTGGAGAAGGAGGCGCTGCACAAGCAGATGCTACTGCAGACCCAGCTCATGGACCGGCTGCAGCACGAGGAAGTCCAGGGCAAGGTGGCGATGGAGGTGGCCCGCCAGGAgttacaggagacccag GAGCGCCTGGAAGCTGCCAACCAGCAGAACCAGCAGCTTCAGGCCCAGCTGACTATCATGGCTGTGCCTGGGGAAG GAGACGGACTGGACAGTGAGGAGCAGGATGAGGAGGCTCCAAGGCCTAAGCTGAGTGTGCCGGAGGAGCTGGAGAGCCGAGAGGCCCTG GTGGAATTTTTCCACTCGGCCTTGGCCAGTGCTGAGGATGAGCAGGCCCGGCTACGCGGGCAGTTGAAGGAGCAGAAGCTACGCTGCCAGCGCCTCTGTAACCTGGCAGCCGCAGCCCAGGACGGGGTGGAAAAGGaggcccccgcccccaggacTGGGGGAGACAGTGTGCCCGCGGAGGCGCACCAGGCCCTCCAAGTGGCCATGGACAAGCTGCAG GGCCGCTTTACGGAGCTCATGCAGGAGAAAGTAGATCTGAAGGAGCGGGTGGAGGAGCTGGAGCATCGCTGTATCCAGCTATCTGGAGAGACGGACACTATTG GAGAATATATCGCCCTCTATCAGAGTCAGAGGGCCGTACTGAAAGCCCGCCATCAGGAGAAGGAAGAGTACATTAGCCGGCTGGCTCAGGACAAGGAGGAGATGAAG GTGAAGCTGTTGGAGCTCCAGGAACTGGTTTTATGCCTGGTGGGTGAACGAAATGAATGGTATGGCAAATTCCTGGCTGCCCAGAAACCTGCTGGTGAGCCCACTACAGCACCCCACACCTGCCAGGAGCCCAGCACTGCTGACAATGAGGGTG GCCTCCAGGAGGTGAGCCTCGCCGACAGCGTGGAGCCCCCCCAGGGGGCCCTGCAGGGCCAGACCCCCCCTGAAAACCCCACCGCGCAGCAGATCATGCAGCTGCTGCGTGAGATCCAGAACCCCCAGGAGCACCCAGGCTTGGGCAGCAACGCTTGCATCCCCTTCTTCTACCGAGCTGACGACAATGACGAAGTGAAGATCATGGTGATCTAG
- the GOLGA2 gene encoding golgin subfamily A member 2 isoform X4 gives MWPPLPPPRPGMSEETRQSKLAAAKKKLREYQQKNSPGVPAGAKKKRKIKNGSSPETTTSGDCPSPEDIQDILEVLVSDLNRSNGVAIPPLDKWKNHDADNRSGPIDESTSFSSTESLRQLSQQLNGLVSESSSYINGEGLASPANIKNLESRYQELSVALDSSNLKNKQLSSKIEELKQENQETLDQLEKEKKEFEQKLAKEQGALREQLQVHIQTIGILVSEKTELQTALAHTQQAARQKAGESEDLANRLQSSRQRVGELERTLSAVSTQQKQADRYNKELTRERDALKLELYKNNKNNEDLKQQNSELEEKLRLLAIEKSAMQLGMEDLQKKLEMSELLLQQFSSQPAPDSSQQLQQALEERAQLETHVEQLKDSLKQLQAERDQYVTNLKEESAMWQQKMQQVLDQMSKLKEEKERSVCQAQELETSLAELRNQIAAPPPQEPLAGPSEAEQWLQAETERLQKELENLAGQLQSQVKDNESLSHLNQEQEQRLLELEREAECWGEQAEERKQILESMQSDRTTISRALSQNRELKEQLAELQNGFVRLSNENMEITSALQSEQHLKKELAKKLGQLQEKLGELKETVEVKRQEVQDLQQQRDEYLNHLQHYVAACQLHVAAYQQLALEKEALHKQMLLQTQLMDRLQHEEVQGKVAMEVARQELQETQERLEAANQQNQQLQAQLTIMAVPGEGDGLDSEEQDEEAPRPKLSVPEELESREALVEFFHSALASAEDEQARLRGQLKEQKLRCQRLCNLAAAAQDGVEKEAPAPRTGGDSVPAEAHQALQVAMDKLQGRFTELMQEKVDLKERVEELEHRCIQLSGETDTIGEYIALYQSQRAVLKARHQEKEEYISRLAQDKEEMKVKLLELQELVLCLVGERNEWYGKFLAAQKPAGEPTTAPHTCQEPSTADNEGGLQEVSLADSVEPPQGALQGQTPPENPTAQQIMQLLREIQNPQEHPGLGSNACIPFFYRADDNDEVKIMVI, from the exons ATGTGGCCCCCCCTTCCCCCGCCCCGTCCCGGGATGTCGGAAGAAACCCGACAGAGCAAATTGGCTGCGGCCAAGAAAAAG TTAAGGGAGTATCAGCAGAAGAACAGCCCTGGTGTTCCTGCAGgagctaagaaaaaaagaaagatcaagaATGGCAGTAGCCCTGAGACAACCACTTCTGGTGATTGTCCATCACCTGAGGAT ATTCAGGACATTCTGGAGGTGCTGGTGTCCGACCTTAACCGCTCCAATGGGGTAGCGATCCCCCCATTGGACAAGTGGAAG AACCATGATGCCGACAACCGTTCTGGTCCCATTGACGAAAGCAC ATCCTTTTCATCCACCGAGAGTCTGCGACAGCTGTCTCAGCAGCTCAACGGTCTTGTGTCCGAG TCTTCGTCTTACATCAATGGGGAGGGCCTAGCATCTCCTGCTAATATAAAGAATCTGGAG AGCCGGTACCAAGAACTATCAGTAGCCCTGGACTCCAgcaatctaaaaaacaaacaactcagtagCAAGATAGAGGAATTG AAACAAGAGAACCAGGAAACTTTGGATCAACTGGAAAAA GAAAAGAAGGAATTTGAGCAGAAGCTCGCAAAGGAACAAGGGGCTCTGCGAGAGCAGCTGCAG GTCCACATTCAGACTATCGGGATTCTGGTGTCAGAGAAGACGGAGTTACAGACAGCTCTGGCTCACACCCAGCAGGCAGCCAGGCAGAAAGCAG GGGAGTCAGAGGATCTTGCTAACCGCCTGCAGTCTTCCAGGCAGCGCGTGGGAGAGCTGGAGCGGACGCTGTCTGCGGTCTCCACGCAGCAGAAGCAGGCCGACAGG TACAACAAAGAATTAACCAGAGAGCGAGATGCCCTCAAGCTGGAATTATACAAGAACAA TAAGAACAACGAGGACCTGAAGCAGCAAAACTCAGAGCTGGAGGAGAAGCTGCGGCTCCTGGCGATAGAGAAGTCAGCCATGCAGCTGGGCATGGAGGATCTGCAGAAGAAGCTGGAGATGTCGGAGCTGCTGCTGCAGCAG TTTTCTAGTCAACCTGCCCCTGATAGCAGCCAGCAGTTACAGCAGGCCCTGGAGGAGAGGGCACAGCTGGAGACCCACGTGGAGCAG CTGAAGGATTCGCTGAAGCAGCTGCAGGCAGAGAGAGACCAGTATGTGACAAACCTGAAGGAGGAGAGTGCCATGTGGCAGCAGAAGATGCAGCAGGTGCTGGACCAG ATGAGCAAgttgaaggaagaaaaggagcgCAGTGTGTGTCAGGCTCAGGAGCTGGAGACCAGCTTGGCCGAACTGAGGAACCAGATCG CTGCGCCCCCGCCCCAGGAGCCCCTGGCAGGGCCCTCGGAGGCAGAACAGTGGCTGCAGGCAGAGACTGAGCGGCTCCAGAAGGAACTAGAGAACCTGGCTGGGCAGCTGCAGTCGCAGGTTAAGGACAACGAAAGTCTGAGTCACCTGAATCAGGAGCAGGAGCAgcggctgctggagctggagagAGAGGCCGAGTGCTGGGGGGAGCAGGCAGAGGAGCGCAAGCAGATTCTGGAGAGCATGCAGAGCGACCGCACCACCATCAGCCGCGCGCTCTCCCAGAACCGCGAGCTCAAGGAGCAGCTGGCCGAGCTGCAGAATGGATTCGTCAGGCTG TCCAATGAGAACATGGAGATTACCAGTGCGCTACAGTCCGAGCAGCACCTCAAGAAGGAGCTGGCCAAGAAGCTGGGCCAGCTGCAGGAGAAGCTGGGGGAGCTGAAGGAGACG GTGGAGGTGAAGCGCCAGGAGGTTCAAGATCTGCAGCAGCAGCGGGACGAGTACCTGAACCACCTGCAGCATTACGTGGCCGCCTGCCAGCTGCATGTGGCCGCCTACCAGCAGCTGGCCTTGGAGAAGGAGGCGCTGCACAAGCAGATGCTACTGCAGACCCAGCTCATGGACCGGCTGCAGCACGAGGAAGTCCAGGGCAAGGTGGCGATGGAGGTGGCCCGCCAGGAgttacaggagacccag GAGCGCCTGGAAGCTGCCAACCAGCAGAACCAGCAGCTTCAGGCCCAGCTGACTATCATGGCTGTGCCTGGGGAAG GAGACGGACTGGACAGTGAGGAGCAGGATGAGGAGGCTCCAAGGCCTAAGCTGAGTGTGCCGGAGGAGCTGGAGAGCCGAGAGGCCCTG GTGGAATTTTTCCACTCGGCCTTGGCCAGTGCTGAGGATGAGCAGGCCCGGCTACGCGGGCAGTTGAAGGAGCAGAAGCTACGCTGCCAGCGCCTCTGTAACCTGGCAGCCGCAGCCCAGGACGGGGTGGAAAAGGaggcccccgcccccaggacTGGGGGAGACAGTGTGCCCGCGGAGGCGCACCAGGCCCTCCAAGTGGCCATGGACAAGCTGCAG GGCCGCTTTACGGAGCTCATGCAGGAGAAAGTAGATCTGAAGGAGCGGGTGGAGGAGCTGGAGCATCGCTGTATCCAGCTATCTGGAGAGACGGACACTATTG GAGAATATATCGCCCTCTATCAGAGTCAGAGGGCCGTACTGAAAGCCCGCCATCAGGAGAAGGAAGAGTACATTAGCCGGCTGGCTCAGGACAAGGAGGAGATGAAG GTGAAGCTGTTGGAGCTCCAGGAACTGGTTTTATGCCTGGTGGGTGAACGAAATGAATGGTATGGCAAATTCCTGGCTGCCCAGAAACCTGCTGGTGAGCCCACTACAGCACCCCACACCTGCCAGGAGCCCAGCACTGCTGACAATGAGGGTG GCCTCCAGGAGGTGAGCCTCGCCGACAGCGTGGAGCCCCCCCAGGGGGCCCTGCAGGGCCAGACCCCCCCTGAAAACCCCACCGCGCAGCAGATCATGCAGCTGCTGCGTGAGATCCAGAACCCCCAGGAGCACCCAGGCTTGGGCAGCAACGCTTGCATCCCCTTCTTCTACCGAGCTGACGACAATGACGAAGTGAAGATCATGGTGATCTAG
- the GOLGA2 gene encoding golgin subfamily A member 2 isoform X7 yields the protein MWPPLPPPRPGMSEETRQSKLAAAKKKLREYQQKNSPGVPAGAKKKRKIKNGSSPETTTSGDCPSPEDIQDILEVLVSDLNRSNGVAIPPLDKWKNHDADNRSGPIDESTSFSSTESLRQLSQQLNGLVSESSSYINGEGLASPANIKNLEKQENQETLDQLEKEKKEFEQKLAKEQGALREQLQVHIQTIGILVSEKTELQTALAHTQQAARQKAGESEDLANRLQSSRQRVGELERTLSAVSTQQKQADRYNKELTRERDALKLELYKNNKNNEDLKQQNSELEEKLRLLAIEKSAMQLGMEDLQKKLEMSELLLQQFSSQPAPDSSQQLQQALEERAQLETHVEQLKDSLKQLQAERDQYVTNLKEESAMWQQKMQQVLDQMSKLKEEKERSVCQAQELETSLAELRNQIAAPPPQEPLAGPSEAEQWLQAETERLQKELENLAGQLQSQVKDNESLSHLNQEQEQRLLELEREAECWGEQAEERKQILESMQSDRTTISRALSQNRELKEQLAELQNGFVRLSNENMEITSALQSEQHLKKELAKKLGQLQEKLGELKETVEVKRQEVQDLQQQRDEYLNHLQHYVAACQLHVAAYQQLALEKEALHKQMLLQTQLMDRLQHEEVQGKVAMEVARQELQETQERLEAANQQNQQLQAQLTIMAVPGEGDGLDSEEQDEEAPRPKLSVPEELESREALVEFFHSALASAEDEQARLRGQLKEQKLRCQRLCNLAAAAQDGVEKEAPAPRTGGDSVPAEAHQALQVAMDKLQGRFTELMQEKVDLKERVEELEHRCIQLSGETDTIGEYIALYQSQRAVLKARHQEKEEYISRLAQDKEEMKVKLLELQELVLCLVGERNEWYGKFLAAQKPAGEPTTAPHTCQEPSTADNEGGLQEVSLADSVEPPQGALQGQTPPENPTAQQIMQLLREIQNPQEHPGLGSNACIPFFYRADDNDEVKIMVI from the exons ATGTGGCCCCCCCTTCCCCCGCCCCGTCCCGGGATGTCGGAAGAAACCCGACAGAGCAAATTGGCTGCGGCCAAGAAAAAG TTAAGGGAGTATCAGCAGAAGAACAGCCCTGGTGTTCCTGCAGgagctaagaaaaaaagaaagatcaagaATGGCAGTAGCCCTGAGACAACCACTTCTGGTGATTGTCCATCACCTGAGGAT ATTCAGGACATTCTGGAGGTGCTGGTGTCCGACCTTAACCGCTCCAATGGGGTAGCGATCCCCCCATTGGACAAGTGGAAG AACCATGATGCCGACAACCGTTCTGGTCCCATTGACGAAAGCAC ATCCTTTTCATCCACCGAGAGTCTGCGACAGCTGTCTCAGCAGCTCAACGGTCTTGTGTCCGAG TCTTCGTCTTACATCAATGGGGAGGGCCTAGCATCTCCTGCTAATATAAAGAATCTGGAG AAACAAGAGAACCAGGAAACTTTGGATCAACTGGAAAAA GAAAAGAAGGAATTTGAGCAGAAGCTCGCAAAGGAACAAGGGGCTCTGCGAGAGCAGCTGCAG GTCCACATTCAGACTATCGGGATTCTGGTGTCAGAGAAGACGGAGTTACAGACAGCTCTGGCTCACACCCAGCAGGCAGCCAGGCAGAAAGCAG GGGAGTCAGAGGATCTTGCTAACCGCCTGCAGTCTTCCAGGCAGCGCGTGGGAGAGCTGGAGCGGACGCTGTCTGCGGTCTCCACGCAGCAGAAGCAGGCCGACAGG TACAACAAAGAATTAACCAGAGAGCGAGATGCCCTCAAGCTGGAATTATACAAGAACAA TAAGAACAACGAGGACCTGAAGCAGCAAAACTCAGAGCTGGAGGAGAAGCTGCGGCTCCTGGCGATAGAGAAGTCAGCCATGCAGCTGGGCATGGAGGATCTGCAGAAGAAGCTGGAGATGTCGGAGCTGCTGCTGCAGCAG TTTTCTAGTCAACCTGCCCCTGATAGCAGCCAGCAGTTACAGCAGGCCCTGGAGGAGAGGGCACAGCTGGAGACCCACGTGGAGCAG CTGAAGGATTCGCTGAAGCAGCTGCAGGCAGAGAGAGACCAGTATGTGACAAACCTGAAGGAGGAGAGTGCCATGTGGCAGCAGAAGATGCAGCAGGTGCTGGACCAG ATGAGCAAgttgaaggaagaaaaggagcgCAGTGTGTGTCAGGCTCAGGAGCTGGAGACCAGCTTGGCCGAACTGAGGAACCAGATCG CTGCGCCCCCGCCCCAGGAGCCCCTGGCAGGGCCCTCGGAGGCAGAACAGTGGCTGCAGGCAGAGACTGAGCGGCTCCAGAAGGAACTAGAGAACCTGGCTGGGCAGCTGCAGTCGCAGGTTAAGGACAACGAAAGTCTGAGTCACCTGAATCAGGAGCAGGAGCAgcggctgctggagctggagagAGAGGCCGAGTGCTGGGGGGAGCAGGCAGAGGAGCGCAAGCAGATTCTGGAGAGCATGCAGAGCGACCGCACCACCATCAGCCGCGCGCTCTCCCAGAACCGCGAGCTCAAGGAGCAGCTGGCCGAGCTGCAGAATGGATTCGTCAGGCTG TCCAATGAGAACATGGAGATTACCAGTGCGCTACAGTCCGAGCAGCACCTCAAGAAGGAGCTGGCCAAGAAGCTGGGCCAGCTGCAGGAGAAGCTGGGGGAGCTGAAGGAGACG GTGGAGGTGAAGCGCCAGGAGGTTCAAGATCTGCAGCAGCAGCGGGACGAGTACCTGAACCACCTGCAGCATTACGTGGCCGCCTGCCAGCTGCATGTGGCCGCCTACCAGCAGCTGGCCTTGGAGAAGGAGGCGCTGCACAAGCAGATGCTACTGCAGACCCAGCTCATGGACCGGCTGCAGCACGAGGAAGTCCAGGGCAAGGTGGCGATGGAGGTGGCCCGCCAGGAgttacaggagacccag GAGCGCCTGGAAGCTGCCAACCAGCAGAACCAGCAGCTTCAGGCCCAGCTGACTATCATGGCTGTGCCTGGGGAAG GAGACGGACTGGACAGTGAGGAGCAGGATGAGGAGGCTCCAAGGCCTAAGCTGAGTGTGCCGGAGGAGCTGGAGAGCCGAGAGGCCCTG GTGGAATTTTTCCACTCGGCCTTGGCCAGTGCTGAGGATGAGCAGGCCCGGCTACGCGGGCAGTTGAAGGAGCAGAAGCTACGCTGCCAGCGCCTCTGTAACCTGGCAGCCGCAGCCCAGGACGGGGTGGAAAAGGaggcccccgcccccaggacTGGGGGAGACAGTGTGCCCGCGGAGGCGCACCAGGCCCTCCAAGTGGCCATGGACAAGCTGCAG GGCCGCTTTACGGAGCTCATGCAGGAGAAAGTAGATCTGAAGGAGCGGGTGGAGGAGCTGGAGCATCGCTGTATCCAGCTATCTGGAGAGACGGACACTATTG GAGAATATATCGCCCTCTATCAGAGTCAGAGGGCCGTACTGAAAGCCCGCCATCAGGAGAAGGAAGAGTACATTAGCCGGCTGGCTCAGGACAAGGAGGAGATGAAG GTGAAGCTGTTGGAGCTCCAGGAACTGGTTTTATGCCTGGTGGGTGAACGAAATGAATGGTATGGCAAATTCCTGGCTGCCCAGAAACCTGCTGGTGAGCCCACTACAGCACCCCACACCTGCCAGGAGCCCAGCACTGCTGACAATGAGGGTG GCCTCCAGGAGGTGAGCCTCGCCGACAGCGTGGAGCCCCCCCAGGGGGCCCTGCAGGGCCAGACCCCCCCTGAAAACCCCACCGCGCAGCAGATCATGCAGCTGCTGCGTGAGATCCAGAACCCCCAGGAGCACCCAGGCTTGGGCAGCAACGCTTGCATCCCCTTCTTCTACCGAGCTGACGACAATGACGAAGTGAAGATCATGGTGATCTAG